The following are from one region of the Rosistilla carotiformis genome:
- a CDS encoding polysaccharide deacetylase family protein: MSNFRQLAIDLRRVVSTPCRQLQLRRLGAKGQAPISVLFYHRVADEHPNDWTIPCDLFQEQMEWIRERFEVIDMQEVQRRIRRQDSRRPAVHITFDDGYAENCRFALPYLIRNKIPCTYFVSYGNCVTGDPFPHDVAAGCPLPVNSLDELKSLAGTCVEIGYHTRTHCDCGELITADAFRDEITDGAAEMRAALDMPLRYFAFPYGLPDNIPIAGIQAAYAAGFQGFCSAYGAYNLPGQDAFHIRRIHGDAEMSRFKNWLSFDARKLHQRPEIRYWLPPASNWEQTKELVG; this comes from the coding sequence ATGTCCAATTTCCGTCAACTTGCAATCGACCTCCGCCGCGTCGTTTCAACCCCTTGCCGACAGCTTCAGCTACGTCGCCTGGGTGCGAAGGGCCAAGCACCGATCTCGGTGCTGTTCTATCACCGCGTCGCCGACGAACATCCCAACGACTGGACGATTCCCTGCGATCTGTTCCAGGAGCAGATGGAATGGATTCGCGAGCGGTTTGAAGTGATCGACATGCAGGAGGTGCAGCGACGCATCCGCCGGCAAGACAGTCGACGCCCCGCGGTCCACATTACGTTCGACGACGGGTATGCGGAGAACTGCCGGTTTGCGTTGCCCTATCTGATTCGCAACAAGATTCCCTGCACCTACTTCGTTTCGTACGGCAACTGTGTCACGGGAGATCCGTTCCCACACGATGTCGCCGCCGGCTGCCCGTTGCCAGTCAATTCGTTGGATGAATTGAAATCGCTCGCCGGCACGTGCGTCGAGATCGGGTACCACACGCGGACGCATTGCGATTGCGGAGAACTGATCACCGCCGACGCGTTCCGCGACGAAATCACCGACGGTGCCGCGGAGATGCGGGCTGCTTTGGATATGCCGCTGCGATACTTTGCGTTTCCTTACGGGCTGCCCGACAACATTCCGATCGCTGGCATCCAAGCGGCTTATGCCGCTGGATTCCAAGGTTTTTGCAGCGCTTACGGTGCGTACAACCTGCCCGGCCAAGATGCCTTTCACATCCGCCGCATCCACGGCGATGCCGAGATGTCCCGATTCAAAAACTGGCTATCGTTCGACGCTCGCAAGCTGCACCAGCGACCCGAGATCCGGTACTGGTTGCCGCCGGCAAGCAACTGGGAACAAACCAAAGAACTCGTCGGCTGA
- a CDS encoding outer membrane protein assembly factor BamB family protein — MFWFLTIFIAMANGEPVRWPAFLGAGAQTSATQSLPQEWTATENIAWRATLPGHGQSSPVVWGQRVFVTGVEGPNKETYHTVCVDLKSGEELWRRSIENSAPVANSYYVSRAAPTPVVDQDRLIVFFESGDCVAYSHAGEVLWKRSLVDELGDFEAEFGIGASPCQTASKMFVLIEHDGPSGLLAIDKATGKTEWKVDRESRRSWSSPAVIHVDGATQIVVSSAGSVDGYDPESGDVLWSFTDVGGNTGTSPIDYGNGRVLIGASPGRNGENAGSAADSNCLLQIARQDDGWTVERKWIAEDAVPSWASPIVHQGLAYWINRAGVIYCFDAQTGESIYSKRTKQSCWATPVGIGDRIYLFGQHGIVSVIAAGREFKVLAENESWNDETLPAEPLLAEEESPERRRGVAMFSKPTLYGAAVVENSIVLRVGNCLICVRAADGG, encoded by the coding sequence ATGTTTTGGTTCCTGACAATTTTTATCGCCATGGCAAATGGCGAACCCGTGCGGTGGCCCGCATTTCTTGGTGCGGGGGCCCAGACCAGCGCAACCCAATCGCTTCCGCAGGAATGGACCGCGACCGAGAACATCGCCTGGCGCGCGACGCTGCCGGGACACGGACAATCGAGTCCGGTCGTCTGGGGCCAACGGGTCTTTGTCACCGGTGTCGAAGGTCCCAACAAAGAGACCTACCACACGGTGTGCGTCGATTTGAAAAGTGGCGAAGAATTGTGGAGGCGGAGCATCGAAAACTCGGCTCCTGTTGCTAACAGTTACTACGTCAGCCGTGCCGCTCCAACGCCGGTGGTTGATCAGGACCGATTGATCGTTTTTTTTGAGAGTGGCGATTGCGTCGCCTATTCGCACGCTGGCGAAGTGCTTTGGAAGCGGTCGCTGGTGGATGAACTCGGTGATTTTGAAGCGGAGTTTGGGATCGGGGCTTCCCCCTGCCAAACCGCGTCGAAGATGTTCGTCTTGATCGAACACGACGGTCCCAGCGGGCTGTTGGCGATCGACAAGGCGACCGGGAAAACGGAATGGAAAGTCGACCGGGAGTCTCGCCGCAGCTGGAGTTCACCGGCGGTGATCCATGTCGACGGTGCGACGCAAATCGTCGTCAGTTCCGCTGGCAGCGTCGATGGTTATGATCCCGAATCAGGCGATGTGTTGTGGTCGTTCACCGATGTCGGTGGGAACACCGGTACGTCGCCGATCGATTATGGAAACGGACGCGTTCTGATCGGCGCGTCCCCCGGTCGCAATGGCGAAAACGCCGGCTCGGCGGCCGATTCGAATTGTCTGTTGCAGATCGCTCGGCAAGACGACGGCTGGACCGTGGAACGCAAATGGATTGCCGAAGACGCTGTCCCGAGCTGGGCTTCGCCGATCGTTCACCAAGGTTTGGCGTATTGGATCAATCGCGCCGGCGTCATCTATTGCTTCGATGCACAGACGGGCGAATCGATCTATTCCAAACGGACCAAGCAGTCGTGTTGGGCGACGCCGGTCGGGATCGGCGACCGGATCTATCTGTTTGGCCAACATGGGATCGTCTCAGTCATCGCCGCGGGGCGGGAGTTCAAGGTGTTGGCGGAAAACGAATCGTGGAACGACGAGACCCTGCCAGCCGAACCGCTGTTGGCCGAAGAGGAATCTCCCGAACGCCGCCGCGGCGTGGCGATGTTCAGCAAGCCGACACTTTACGGAGCGGCGGTCGTTGAGAATTCGATCGTGCTGCGCGTCGGCAATTGTCTGATCTGCGTCCGCGCGGCCGATGGCGGCTGA
- a CDS encoding DUF4198 domain-containing protein: MNRKLTYLLTSLFALAQLTASAHDIWTQTNVPVVPPGEIVHVDLCLGNHGNHHRDFKLAGLVSLDWVSADHQLPDGTRVDLRDQMTSTAMAEKEGYWTQPLLAEAPGVHCISVQLDRVMQHGKSVRGVRTAKSYVLVSQSIDDAKVVGHAHEKPLGMPFEVVLQTCPFTETAVGQPVTVQVLHQGKPKGDVVVSFIPQGAELRGEFDPEFQFRTDSDGLATFVPKAGNRYLIVAHYTADDEKTDEYEFTSYAATVTLHVPVRGPLATQ, from the coding sequence ATGAATCGAAAACTGACCTACTTGCTGACAAGCCTCTTCGCATTGGCTCAACTAACAGCCTCGGCCCACGACATCTGGACGCAAACCAACGTTCCGGTCGTGCCACCGGGCGAAATCGTACACGTCGATCTCTGCTTGGGAAATCACGGCAACCACCACCGCGACTTTAAGCTCGCCGGCCTCGTTTCGCTCGACTGGGTCTCGGCCGATCATCAATTGCCCGACGGCACCCGCGTCGATCTACGCGACCAAATGACATCGACAGCGATGGCGGAAAAGGAAGGTTACTGGACTCAACCTCTGTTAGCAGAAGCCCCCGGCGTCCACTGCATCTCCGTACAACTGGATCGTGTCATGCAGCACGGCAAGAGCGTGCGAGGTGTTCGCACGGCGAAGAGTTACGTGCTTGTCAGCCAATCGATCGACGATGCGAAGGTCGTTGGCCACGCGCACGAAAAGCCGCTCGGCATGCCGTTTGAGGTCGTGCTGCAAACGTGCCCGTTCACCGAAACGGCCGTTGGTCAGCCAGTAACGGTGCAGGTTCTGCATCAAGGCAAACCGAAGGGAGATGTCGTCGTCAGCTTCATCCCTCAAGGTGCCGAACTGCGGGGCGAATTCGATCCCGAATTCCAGTTCCGCACCGACAGCGACGGGCTGGCCACGTTTGTCCCCAAGGCGGGCAATCGGTATCTGATCGTCGCTCACTATACAGCGGACGACGAGAAAACCGACGAATACGAGTTCACAAGTTATGCCGCAACGGTCACGCTGCACGTTCCCGTCCGAGGACCGTTGGCAACTCAATAG
- a CDS encoding DUF1559 family PulG-like putative transporter — protein MKSNSPFTSPAKRPRAGFTLVELLVVIAIIGILVGLLLPAVQAAREAARRMSCSNNMKQIGLALHMHHDTLQRFPSQRDQAKAPVPPSEQSFYRWGPLALLTPYLEQSAIYQAIDLQQPLLIYSVGPPPSVVTHPDLGAAVATQVSTFLCPSDVHERISDEWGATNYHANNGTAQDGGLYVHCDGLFYIDSQKRFRDILDGTSHTAAFSETLIGSGRPDSTRGVANNSPEGLLASVWNASAATIDDSWCLNDSSPVIFRRGEKWADGSVNDTGYHHFRGPNALENDCYSRYAASKSARSRHPGGVTLLLADGSVRFVAESIDRYTWQLIGSIADNQVIPEY, from the coding sequence ATGAAATCAAACTCCCCCTTCACCTCACCTGCCAAACGTCCTCGCGCCGGCTTCACGCTGGTCGAGCTGTTGGTTGTGATCGCGATCATTGGCATCCTCGTTGGGCTGCTGTTGCCGGCGGTTCAGGCCGCTCGCGAGGCTGCGCGGCGGATGTCGTGCAGCAACAACATGAAACAGATCGGGCTGGCGCTGCACATGCACCACGACACGCTGCAGCGGTTTCCGTCGCAGCGAGACCAAGCCAAAGCACCGGTTCCACCTTCGGAACAATCGTTCTACCGCTGGGGACCGTTGGCACTGCTGACTCCCTATTTAGAGCAATCGGCGATTTATCAAGCGATCGATTTGCAGCAGCCGCTGTTGATCTATTCGGTGGGACCACCCCCGAGCGTCGTCACGCACCCCGACTTGGGCGCCGCTGTCGCGACGCAGGTCTCGACTTTCTTGTGCCCTAGCGATGTCCATGAACGGATCAGCGACGAATGGGGCGCGACCAACTACCACGCCAATAACGGGACGGCTCAAGATGGCGGTCTGTACGTCCATTGCGACGGCCTGTTTTACATCGATTCGCAAAAACGATTCCGAGATATCCTTGATGGGACTTCGCATACCGCCGCCTTCAGCGAGACGTTGATTGGTTCGGGACGTCCCGACAGCACCCGAGGCGTCGCCAACAACAGCCCCGAAGGTTTGCTCGCCTCCGTCTGGAATGCATCGGCGGCAACGATCGACGATTCTTGGTGCTTGAACGACTCGAGTCCCGTGATCTTTCGTCGCGGCGAAAAGTGGGCCGACGGATCGGTCAACGATACCGGCTATCATCATTTCCGAGGGCCCAACGCTCTGGAGAACGATTGCTATTCACGATACGCCGCGAGCAAGAGCGCTCGCAGCCGTCACCCCGGCGGCGTCACGCTGCTGCTAGCCGATGGTTCGGTGCGATTTGTCGCCGAATCGATCGACCGGTACACCTGGCAACTGATCGGCTCGATCGCCGACAACCAAGTGATTCCCGAGTATTAA